The sequence CGGATCACTGGCGGCATCCTGATCACCATGTTCGGCCTCTACATCGGGGATCGCGCCCTCGACTTCAGGCTTCAGCGCGTCATCTCCCGCCTTCCCGCGGCGGGGACGGCGGCGGCGGCTGTTGCGGCGGTGGCGGGGGGTCTCTTCGTTCTCTCGCGGGATTTCCCGACGGCGGGCGGCGTGCTCGCCGCCTTTGGCCTCTACATGGCGGTGGCGGTGTTCTTCCCGGCCATCTCGCAGGAAAAGCGGGTTTCCATCCAGAGCAAGCCGGCCGGCTGGGCGGGCAGCTATATCGTCGGGGTGGCGTTCGCAGCCGGGTGGACCCCCTGCGTCGGCCCTATCCTGGGGAGCATTCTCCTCTACGCCGGAACGCAGGAGACGGTGGGGCGCGGCGTCGTCCTTCTGGTGGGCTACTCCCTGGGTCTGGGGCTGCCCTTCCTGCTGAGTGGCCTGGGGGTGGGCTACTTTTTCAAGTTTTATCAGTCATTCCGCCGCTACATGCGGGGGGTCGAGCTGGGGAGCAGCGCCTTGCTCCTTCTCGTCGGTCTGCTGCTGATCTCGGATTACCTCACCATCCTCAGCTCGTATCTGATCTTCCTCACCGGCTACACCGGCGTCTAGGCCGGGCGCCCTTCACCGGATTTCAAACGAAGAAAAACCCCCGCGTGCGGCCTCGCGCGTGATCTGCACGTCCCGCACACGGGCCATCGGCGGCCCGCTCCGGCACCAGGCGATCAGCGCGTCGAGGACTTCCGCCGGCCCTTCCGCCACGAGTTCCACCACCCCATCCGGCCGGTTCCGCAC is a genomic window of bacterium containing:
- a CDS encoding cytochrome c biogenesis protein CcdA, encoding MAPESVSIGLAFIAGVLSFASPCVLPLFPSYISFITGLSYEEVREGADQGKLRALILVNSLFFIAGFSTVFIALGASVSYLGKILFDYQSGIRITGGILITMFGLYIGDRALDFRLQRVISRLPAAGTAAAAVAAVAGGLFVLSRDFPTAGGVLAAFGLYMAVAVFFPAISQEKRVSIQSKPAGWAGSYIVGVAFAAGWTPCVGPILGSILLYAGTQETVGRGVVLLVGYSLGLGLPFLLSGLGVGYFFKFYQSFRRYMRGVELGSSALLLLVGLLLISDYLTILSSYLIFLTGYTGV
- a CDS encoding acylphosphatase; this translates as MSERIHLLIQGRVQGVGYRMSAQWKARELELCGWVRNRPDGVVELVAEGPAEVLDALIAWCRSGPPMARVRDVQITREAARGGFSSFEIR